The Geothrix sp. genome window below encodes:
- a CDS encoding tyrosine-type recombinase/integrase has product MATPHPGLYKKGRYWQYIIQAHGQRAHGSTRATDLATARKVLEEKRRALIDGQLKRPTRIIAASALISEWLRVNRATFSRGYLSSAECALRLWVMPVIGTLPVTKVTTSQVMELRARMLEAGCSATYANNTMKTLKAIFNFGIRMKYAQEIPFHLPKLKVQKQPRAIVPANRVHEFLEAVNKAARNPHIPVIIRVMFGLGLREAEVLGMRWEWFDPEQRTYVVGKAKGKEARVIPVPDWVWSAIHGMPKPVLSEWVFPAEDGKPHRSQFTKKALQKVCGELGVDTQPRC; this is encoded by the coding sequence ATGGCAACCCCACATCCAGGGCTCTACAAGAAAGGGCGCTACTGGCAATACATCATCCAAGCACATGGACAGCGGGCTCATGGCTCAACCCGTGCAACAGACTTAGCGACAGCCCGAAAGGTGCTGGAGGAGAAGCGTCGCGCTCTGATTGACGGTCAACTCAAGCGTCCGACAAGGATCATTGCAGCGTCGGCTCTGATCAGTGAGTGGCTTCGGGTCAACCGGGCGACCTTCTCCCGTGGATACCTCTCCAGTGCGGAGTGTGCGCTTCGCCTGTGGGTGATGCCGGTCATCGGCACATTACCCGTCACGAAAGTAACGACCTCACAGGTGATGGAACTTCGTGCCCGGATGCTGGAGGCGGGGTGTTCCGCGACTTATGCCAACAACACCATGAAGACCCTGAAGGCGATCTTCAACTTCGGGATCCGGATGAAGTACGCCCAGGAGATTCCGTTTCATCTGCCGAAGTTGAAAGTTCAGAAGCAACCACGGGCAATCGTGCCAGCGAACCGGGTTCACGAATTCCTAGAGGCTGTGAATAAGGCAGCCCGCAACCCCCATATCCCCGTCATCATCCGCGTCATGTTCGGATTGGGGCTCCGTGAGGCTGAGGTCCTGGGGATGCGCTGGGAGTGGTTCGATCCAGAACAGAGGACCTATGTGGTCGGCAAGGCAAAGGGGAAGGAAGCCCGCGTCATCCCCGTTCCAGATTGGGTCTGGAGTGCGATCCACGGAATGCCAAAGCCCGTGCTAAGTGAGTGGGTGTTCCCCGCAGAGGACGGGAAGCCTCACCGCTCCCAGTTCACGAAGAAGGCGCTCCAGAAGGTCTGCGGGGAACTCGGGGTAGATACTCAGCCCCGGTGCTAG
- a CDS encoding MdtB/MuxB family multidrug efflux RND transporter permease subunit has product MNPSRPFILRPIATSLLMVGLLLVGLLAFRQLPVSALPQVDYPTIQVVTFYPGASPDVMASAITAPLERQFGQLPGLNRMSSTSSGGSSIITLQFVLDLNIDVAEQQVQAAVNAAGTYLPRDLPNPPIYSKINPADSPILTLALTSKTLPLSKVEDFADTRLAQKISQLPGVGLVSISGGQKPAVRIQANPSALAANGLTLGDVRTAVAQSNVNQAKGSFDGLRQAYAIGANDQLLSSEDYRPLIIAYKNGAPVTLSEVALVSDDVENARLAAWMDRTPAVILNIQRQPGANIIAVVDRVKELLPQLRASLPAAVELTILTDRTTTIRASVADVEFTLMLTIALVVMVIFLFLRTLAATIIPSVAVPLSLVGTFGVMYLLGYSLNNLTLMALTISTGFVVDDAIVMIENIMRYIEEGEPPLQAALKGSGQIGFTILSLTVSLIAVLIPLLFMGDIVGRLFREFAVTLSVTILVSAVVSLTLTPMMCAKLLKHTPPEEQGRFYQSSERVFQRVIAFYGRTLSWVLKHQTGTLVVAVATLVSTVLLYLVIPKGFFPVQDTGVILGISEAPQTVSFQSMAERQQSLATEILKDPAVESLSSFIGIDGTNTTLNSGRIQINLKPLEERGLSASEVIHRLQPELAKIDGIRLYLQPVQDLTVEDRVSRTQYQYSLEDADAKELATWVPRFVERLSALPELRDVASDQQNAGLQIRIVLDRTTASRLGITPQMLDDALYDAFGQRQISTMFTQLNQYRVVLEAHPGQYQRPEDLQSIYVRSASGGSVPLSAFTRIETITAPLAVNHQGQFPTATVSFNLAPGASLGDAVKAIQRARQDLDLPPSIKAGFQGTAQAFGASLSNTPLLILAAVLTVYILLGVLYESYIHPITILSTLPSAGVGALLSLMLCRTDFSVIALIGIILLIGIVEKNAIMMIDFALEAERKDGLPPEEAIYQASLLRFRPIIMTTMAALLGGVPLALGSGVGAELRRPLGIAIVGGLIFSQILTLYTTPVIYLAFDRLARRVRGLRGIPPQ; this is encoded by the coding sequence ATGAATCCCTCAAGGCCGTTCATCCTCCGGCCCATCGCGACCTCGCTGCTCATGGTGGGGCTGCTGCTGGTGGGCCTGCTCGCCTTCCGCCAGTTGCCGGTCTCGGCCCTACCCCAGGTGGACTACCCCACGATCCAGGTGGTCACCTTCTATCCCGGCGCCAGCCCCGATGTCATGGCCTCCGCCATCACCGCACCCCTGGAGCGGCAGTTCGGCCAGCTGCCGGGTCTGAACCGCATGTCGTCCACCAGCTCCGGCGGCAGCTCCATCATCACGCTCCAGTTCGTGCTGGACCTGAACATCGATGTCGCGGAGCAGCAGGTGCAGGCGGCCGTGAACGCCGCAGGGACCTACCTGCCGCGGGACCTCCCCAATCCGCCCATCTACAGCAAGATCAACCCCGCCGACTCGCCCATCCTGACGCTGGCCCTCACCTCGAAGACCCTGCCCCTGTCCAAGGTGGAGGACTTCGCCGATACGCGGCTGGCCCAGAAGATCTCGCAGCTGCCGGGCGTCGGCCTCGTCAGCATCAGCGGCGGCCAGAAGCCCGCTGTCCGCATCCAGGCCAACCCCTCGGCCCTGGCGGCCAATGGCCTCACCCTGGGCGATGTCCGCACCGCGGTAGCCCAGAGCAATGTGAACCAGGCGAAGGGCAGCTTCGATGGCCTGCGCCAGGCCTACGCCATCGGCGCCAACGATCAGCTGCTCTCCAGCGAGGATTACCGCCCGCTCATCATCGCCTACAAGAACGGCGCGCCCGTGACGCTGTCCGAAGTCGCACTCGTCAGCGACGATGTGGAGAACGCGCGGCTCGCCGCCTGGATGGACCGGACTCCGGCCGTCATCCTCAACATCCAGCGCCAGCCCGGCGCCAACATCATCGCGGTGGTGGACCGCGTGAAGGAGCTGCTGCCCCAGCTGCGGGCCTCGCTTCCCGCGGCCGTGGAGCTCACCATCCTCACGGACCGCACCACCACCATCCGCGCCTCGGTGGCGGATGTGGAGTTCACGCTGATGCTCACCATCGCCCTGGTGGTGATGGTCATCTTCCTGTTCCTGCGCACCCTGGCCGCCACCATCATCCCCAGCGTCGCCGTGCCGCTGTCGCTGGTGGGCACCTTCGGCGTGATGTACCTGCTGGGCTACAGCCTGAACAACCTCACGCTCATGGCGCTCACCATCTCCACGGGCTTCGTGGTGGACGACGCCATCGTGATGATCGAGAACATCATGCGCTACATCGAGGAGGGCGAGCCCCCCCTCCAGGCGGCGCTGAAGGGCTCGGGCCAGATCGGCTTCACCATTCTGTCCCTCACCGTCTCGCTCATCGCCGTGCTCATCCCGCTGCTCTTCATGGGCGACATCGTGGGCCGCCTCTTCCGCGAGTTCGCCGTCACCCTGAGCGTCACCATCCTGGTGTCGGCGGTGGTGTCGCTCACCCTGACGCCGATGATGTGCGCCAAGCTGCTGAAGCACACGCCGCCGGAAGAACAGGGCCGGTTCTACCAGTCCTCCGAGCGGGTCTTCCAGCGGGTCATCGCCTTCTACGGCCGCACCCTCTCCTGGGTGCTCAAGCACCAGACCGGCACCCTGGTCGTGGCCGTGGCCACCCTCGTCTCCACCGTCCTGCTCTACCTCGTCATACCCAAGGGCTTCTTCCCGGTGCAGGACACGGGCGTGATCCTCGGTATCTCCGAAGCCCCGCAGACCGTCTCCTTCCAGTCCATGGCCGAGCGGCAGCAGTCCCTCGCCACCGAGATCCTCAAGGATCCGGCCGTGGAAAGCCTGTCCTCCTTCATCGGCATCGACGGCACCAACACCACCCTCAACAGCGGGCGCATCCAGATCAACCTGAAGCCCCTGGAAGAGCGCGGGCTCAGCGCCAGCGAGGTCATCCACCGCCTCCAGCCGGAGCTGGCCAAGATCGACGGCATCCGCCTCTACCTGCAGCCCGTGCAGGATCTCACGGTCGAAGACCGGGTCAGCCGCACCCAATACCAGTACTCCCTGGAAGACGCCGATGCCAAGGAACTGGCCACCTGGGTGCCGAGGTTCGTGGAACGCCTCTCGGCCCTGCCCGAGCTGCGGGATGTGGCCAGCGACCAGCAGAACGCCGGGCTCCAGATCCGCATCGTCCTCGACCGCACCACGGCCTCCCGCCTGGGCATCACGCCCCAGATGCTGGATGACGCGCTCTATGATGCGTTCGGCCAGCGCCAGATCTCCACCATGTTCACGCAGCTGAACCAGTACCGCGTGGTGCTGGAGGCCCACCCCGGGCAGTACCAGCGGCCCGAGGACCTCCAGTCCATCTATGTCCGGTCCGCCTCCGGCGGGTCCGTGCCCCTCAGCGCCTTCACCCGCATCGAAACCATCACCGCCCCGCTGGCCGTGAACCACCAGGGCCAGTTCCCCACCGCCACCGTGTCGTTCAACCTGGCCCCCGGGGCCTCCCTCGGCGATGCGGTGAAGGCCATCCAGCGCGCCCGCCAGGACCTGGACCTGCCCCCCAGCATCAAGGCCGGATTCCAGGGCACGGCCCAGGCCTTCGGCGCCTCCCTCTCCAACACGCCGCTGCTCATCCTGGCGGCGGTCCTCACGGTCTACATCCTGTTGGGCGTGCTGTACGAAAGCTACATCCACCCCATCACGATCCTGTCGACCCTGCCTTCGGCCGGCGTGGGAGCCCTGCTCTCCCTCATGCTCTGCCGGACGGACTTCAGCGTCATCGCCCTCATCGGCATCATCCTGCTCATCGGTATCGTCGAGAAGAACGCCATCATGATGATCGACTTCGCCCTCGAAGCCGAACGGAAGGATGGCCTGCCGCCGGAGGAGGCCATCTACCAGGCCTCCCTGCTGCGCTTCCGGCCCATCATCATGACGACCATGGCGGCCCTGCTGGGCGGCGTGCCCCTGGCCCTGGGTTCCGGCGTGGGCGCCGAACTGCGCCGCCCCCTCGGCATCGCCATCGTGGGCGGCCTCATCTTCAGCCAGATCCTCACGCTCTACACCACGCCCGTCATCTACCTGGCTTTCGATCGCCTCGCACGCCGCGTGCGCGGCCTGCGGGGGATCCCTCCCCAATGA
- a CDS encoding MBL fold metallo-hydrolase: protein MRVLIAASLMAAVGLPLAAHARPSAAPAPAETPKVHRVEKLAENAYCIFGQGGNIGLIVTAKHAVLIDDQFERLVPGLVEAVRSVTDKPIKYLINTHGHGDHVGGNVVLEKQVSAIIAHANVRRRMVTEQAKLEPAKRGGLPELALGSEDANERARLNIHLDGTEIHLLHLGPGHTNGDVIVGIPSALVMHMGDLFFLGMLPFVDLEGGGSFEGLVAQISSVAAWIPEGARIIPGHGPVCGKKGLLRYRDFLQAVQAHVKANPGKEASALAASFDAAAWPEWKPRPDFVTWETLFSAALGKGPGRVTRP, encoded by the coding sequence ATGCGTGTCCTGATTGCCGCCAGCCTCATGGCCGCCGTGGGCCTTCCCCTGGCCGCCCACGCCCGGCCCAGCGCAGCCCCGGCTCCGGCCGAGACACCCAAGGTCCATCGCGTCGAGAAGCTGGCCGAGAACGCCTACTGCATCTTCGGCCAGGGCGGGAACATCGGGCTCATCGTCACCGCGAAGCACGCGGTGCTCATCGACGACCAGTTCGAGCGCCTGGTGCCGGGACTGGTGGAGGCCGTGCGGTCCGTCACGGACAAACCCATCAAGTACCTCATCAACACCCATGGCCACGGTGATCATGTGGGCGGCAATGTGGTCCTGGAGAAGCAGGTCTCGGCCATCATCGCCCACGCCAATGTCCGCCGGCGCATGGTCACCGAGCAGGCCAAGCTGGAGCCCGCCAAGCGGGGTGGCCTGCCGGAGCTGGCCCTCGGATCCGAGGATGCGAACGAACGGGCCCGCCTGAACATCCACCTGGACGGCACCGAGATCCACCTCCTCCACCTGGGTCCGGGCCACACCAACGGCGATGTGATCGTGGGGATCCCCTCGGCCCTCGTCATGCACATGGGCGACCTCTTCTTCCTCGGCATGCTGCCCTTTGTGGATCTCGAAGGCGGCGGCAGCTTCGAGGGCCTGGTGGCCCAGATCTCCTCGGTGGCCGCCTGGATTCCGGAAGGGGCCCGCATCATTCCCGGCCACGGCCCCGTCTGCGGCAAGAAGGGCCTGCTCCGCTACCGGGACTTCCTCCAGGCCGTGCAGGCCCATGTGAAGGCCAACCCCGGCAAAGAGGCCTCCGCCTTGGCCGCCTCCTTCGACGCCGCCGCCTGGCCCGAGTGGAAACCCCGCCCGGACTTCGTGACCTGGGAAACCCTCTTCTCGGCGGCTCTCGGCAAGGGGCCGGGCCGTGTGACCCGCCCCTAA
- a CDS encoding MarR family winged helix-turn-helix transcriptional regulator, which translates to MQEQTPLPTSEVGLGVLASAVRRRLKQVVWARLTPYGLSPQQLWVMLVLLEKGPSSLHPLAQQVWMDDPTASRVVKAMVGRGWLTTMPDPHHGRRILIDLAPEALPLARELGAMTERLKESLVTGLNEQERAIVRHGLQTMLGNLDDLLAAGQALGSSEAAAS; encoded by the coding sequence ATGCAAGAACAGACCCCCCTCCCCACATCGGAAGTCGGCCTGGGCGTCCTCGCTTCGGCCGTGCGTCGCCGCCTCAAGCAGGTGGTCTGGGCCCGCTTGACGCCCTACGGCCTCAGCCCCCAGCAGCTCTGGGTGATGCTGGTGCTCCTCGAGAAGGGCCCCTCCTCCCTGCACCCCCTCGCCCAGCAGGTCTGGATGGACGATCCCACGGCCAGCCGTGTGGTGAAGGCCATGGTGGGTCGCGGATGGCTCACCACCATGCCCGACCCCCACCACGGCCGGCGGATCCTCATCGATCTGGCGCCGGAGGCCCTGCCCCTGGCCCGGGAGCTCGGGGCCATGACCGAGCGGCTCAAGGAGTCCCTGGTGACGGGCCTGAACGAGCAGGAGCGCGCCATCGTGCGCCACGGCCTGCAGACCATGCTCGGAAACCTCGACGACCTGCTCGCCGCCGGCCAGGCCCTGGGCTCCAGCGAAGCCGCGGCTTCGTGA
- a CDS encoding bifunctional DNA primase/polymerase gives MKGFDRSTVSSLEGIASYGCVFLELQPGKKMPTRAWDDFLYLHDQQGQSRLDLAFAWLKRGNGVGYLFRNRLAAVDCDSPETVQRVIRFNQERGIKCPITWTPSGGRHFLFELPQSVDQHRLKHHVCHPKEAGVVMPWDFKLGSRTMLVAPGTIRFDADGNEIGRYKASPWMQPPVVDPRDLAPGLSIYPEFPADLLERLLRELGAVRLPVLCGEHPLT, from the coding sequence ATGAAAGGATTTGACCGTAGCACCGTCAGCAGCCTCGAAGGGATCGCCTCGTATGGGTGCGTCTTCCTGGAACTGCAACCCGGCAAGAAGATGCCCACCCGCGCATGGGATGACTTCCTATACCTGCATGACCAGCAAGGGCAGTCCAGGCTCGACCTGGCATTTGCGTGGCTGAAACGAGGCAACGGCGTGGGCTACCTATTTCGGAACCGCCTAGCAGCCGTGGACTGTGACAGCCCAGAGACCGTTCAACGGGTCATCCGATTCAACCAAGAGCGGGGAATCAAATGCCCCATAACATGGACTCCCAGCGGCGGGCGGCACTTCCTATTTGAGTTGCCACAAAGCGTTGACCAGCATCGCCTGAAGCACCATGTCTGCCACCCGAAAGAGGCGGGCGTCGTCATGCCCTGGGACTTCAAGTTGGGTTCAAGGACCATGCTGGTCGCGCCAGGAACGATCAGGTTCGATGCTGACGGGAACGAGATTGGTCGCTACAAAGCCTCACCCTGGATGCAGCCGCCCGTGGTCGACCCGAGGGATCTAGCACCGGGGCTGAGTATCTACCCCGAGTTCCCCGCAGACCTTCTGGAGCGCCTTCTTCGTGAACTGGGAGCGGTGAGGCTTCCCGTCCTCTGCGGGGAACACCCACTCACTTAG
- the hisS gene encoding histidine--tRNA ligase → MAQSVKGMRDLFGAELRWFQHIEETARRVFGRHGYGEIRTPILEELDVFKRSVGESSDIVNKEMYEFTDKGGRQVVMRPENTAGVVRAAIQHKLLTSNDPVLFYYIGQQFRYERMQTGRYRQFWQIGAESFGVATPESEAESLLMLHGFLTELGLKHLVFSINSVGTPESRPAFHAAFRAFFAEREAQFCEDCHRRIETNPLRVLDCKNERCQAALEGHPVITDHLDEASAKHHARLKVLLTELGIPFKEDPRLVRGLDYYTRTAFEVLSSDLGAQSALLGGGRYDLLVKHLGGPDVPAFGWAIGLDRLAMVLQQVHGEAPREVPAVLIPLGDRAATEALKLARSLWEAGVALQLETRGGALKKAMASANRMGVQTVLILGDGELDGGTVTVKHMATGEQESWSLEEVATRLAKS, encoded by the coding sequence ATGGCCCAGTCGGTGAAAGGTATGCGGGATCTCTTCGGGGCGGAGCTGCGTTGGTTCCAGCATATCGAAGAAACCGCCCGCCGCGTGTTCGGGCGCCACGGCTACGGCGAGATCCGCACCCCCATCCTGGAAGAGCTCGATGTCTTCAAGCGCAGCGTGGGCGAAAGCTCCGACATCGTGAACAAGGAGATGTACGAGTTCACGGACAAGGGCGGCCGCCAGGTGGTGATGCGCCCGGAGAACACCGCCGGCGTGGTGCGGGCCGCCATCCAGCACAAGCTGCTGACCTCCAACGATCCCGTCCTGTTCTATTACATCGGCCAGCAGTTCCGGTACGAGCGCATGCAGACCGGCCGCTACCGCCAGTTCTGGCAGATCGGCGCCGAGAGCTTCGGCGTGGCCACGCCGGAATCCGAAGCCGAGTCCCTGCTCATGCTCCACGGCTTCCTCACGGAGCTGGGCCTCAAGCACCTGGTCTTCTCCATCAACAGCGTGGGCACACCCGAATCCCGGCCGGCGTTCCACGCCGCCTTCCGCGCCTTCTTCGCCGAGCGCGAAGCTCAGTTCTGCGAAGACTGCCACCGGCGCATCGAGACCAACCCCCTGCGGGTGCTGGACTGCAAGAACGAGCGGTGCCAGGCCGCGCTGGAGGGGCATCCGGTCATCACCGATCACCTCGACGAAGCCTCCGCCAAGCACCACGCGCGCCTGAAGGTCCTGCTCACGGAACTGGGGATCCCCTTCAAGGAGGATCCCCGCCTGGTGCGCGGCCTGGACTACTACACCCGCACGGCCTTCGAAGTGCTCAGCTCCGACCTGGGCGCCCAGAGCGCCCTGCTGGGCGGGGGGCGCTACGACCTGCTCGTGAAGCACCTGGGGGGGCCGGATGTCCCGGCCTTCGGCTGGGCCATCGGCCTGGACCGCCTCGCCATGGTGCTGCAGCAGGTCCATGGCGAAGCGCCCCGCGAAGTCCCGGCGGTGCTGATCCCCCTGGGGGACCGCGCCGCCACCGAGGCCCTCAAGCTCGCGCGCAGCCTCTGGGAGGCCGGCGTGGCCCTGCAGCTGGAGACTCGGGGCGGCGCGCTCAAAAAGGCCATGGCCTCCGCCAACCGCATGGGCGTCCAGACCGTGCTCATCCTGGGCGACGGCGAGCTGGACGGCGGCACCGTCACCGTCAAGCACATGGCCACGGGTGAACAGGAAAGCTGGTCCCTGGAGGAAGTTGCGACGCGGCTGGCCAAATCCTGA
- a CDS encoding MdtA/MuxA family multidrug efflux RND transporter periplasmic adaptor subunit — MDAPDLLSSESGSARPALLRGWRLWALLGAGLALVLGFLARGGTKPSGPNPAGGRPVPVVVAKARQGDMAVNLTGLGTVTALNTVTVKSRVDGQLVRVAFTEGQMVRQGDLLAEIDPRPFQVQLMQAEGQLAKDTAAYQNALADLRRLQGLVQQGIISRQQLDTQGSAVAQYEATLKADQAQVESAKLNLTYSRITAPIAGRVGLRQVDAGNMVRASDASGLAVIAPIQPINVVFAVPADQIQKVLGQSAKAGKLPVEAWDRDLKARLAAGTLAAIDNQVDPATGTVRLKALFGNDDRTLFPNQFVNARLLVDTLRGVVIVPTEAVQRSPQGSFVYVVKTDSTVEMRPVEILATDGGETALKKGLTGGETVVTDGIEKLRPGSKIALPKPPGAKG; from the coding sequence ATGGATGCTCCCGACCTCCTCTCCTCTGAATCCGGGTCCGCCCGCCCCGCCCTGCTGCGCGGCTGGCGCCTCTGGGCCCTCCTCGGGGCCGGCCTGGCCCTCGTCCTGGGCTTCCTGGCCCGGGGCGGAACGAAGCCGTCCGGCCCCAATCCGGCCGGTGGACGCCCCGTTCCCGTGGTGGTGGCCAAGGCCCGCCAGGGCGACATGGCCGTGAACCTCACGGGGCTCGGCACCGTCACGGCCCTGAACACCGTCACCGTGAAGAGCCGCGTGGACGGCCAGCTGGTGCGCGTGGCGTTCACCGAGGGCCAGATGGTGCGCCAGGGCGACCTGCTCGCCGAAATCGACCCCCGTCCCTTCCAGGTGCAGCTCATGCAGGCCGAGGGCCAGCTGGCCAAGGACACCGCCGCCTACCAGAACGCGCTCGCAGATCTGAGGCGCCTCCAGGGGCTGGTCCAGCAGGGCATCATCTCCCGCCAGCAGCTGGATACCCAGGGCTCCGCCGTCGCCCAGTACGAGGCCACGCTCAAGGCGGACCAGGCTCAGGTCGAGAGCGCCAAGCTGAACCTCACCTATAGCCGCATCACCGCCCCCATCGCCGGGCGGGTGGGTCTCCGCCAGGTGGACGCCGGCAACATGGTGCGCGCCAGCGACGCCAGCGGCCTGGCCGTCATCGCGCCCATCCAGCCCATCAATGTGGTGTTTGCCGTGCCTGCCGACCAGATCCAGAAGGTGCTCGGGCAGTCGGCCAAAGCCGGGAAGCTGCCCGTGGAGGCCTGGGACCGAGACCTCAAGGCCCGGCTCGCCGCCGGAACCCTGGCGGCCATCGACAACCAGGTGGATCCCGCCACCGGTACCGTGCGGCTCAAGGCGCTGTTCGGCAACGACGACCGGACGCTCTTCCCCAATCAGTTCGTCAATGCCCGCCTGCTGGTGGACACCCTCCGCGGCGTGGTGATCGTGCCCACGGAGGCCGTGCAGCGCAGCCCCCAGGGATCCTTCGTCTATGTGGTGAAGACCGACAGCACCGTGGAGATGCGCCCCGTGGAGATCCTGGCCACCGATGGCGGCGAGACGGCCCTGAAGAAGGGCCTGACCGGCGGTGAGACCGTGGTCACCGACGGCATCGAGAAGCTGCGACCCGGCAGCAAGATCGCCCTGCCCAAGCCTCCCGGCGCGAAGGGCTGA
- a CDS encoding N-acetylmuramoyl-L-alanine amidase yields the protein MIRLPSTLVLTFSLLSWAQTPKPAPLGGPPGPQPPRLKVMVDPGHGGDDGGAKGPRGLKEKAAALEIGRAVAARLEAAGFEAAFTRDDDTFIPLWDRARAANAQGADLFISLHLNAARARAARGSEVYFLSLGKGDDEEVVAAENAGAGAGPGSPDSVVASILDDLAQKAFLQDSERLAVAIQGQLNRLAGIKERGVKQAPFIVLRGAAMPAVLVEVAFISNPKEEAKLKEAAFRAKVAEAITQGVRRYFAETNGGVRRRTVGGPG from the coding sequence ATGATCCGACTCCCGAGCACGCTGGTGCTCACCTTCAGCCTACTGTCTTGGGCGCAGACTCCCAAACCCGCCCCCCTCGGAGGCCCTCCCGGGCCCCAGCCTCCGCGTCTGAAGGTCATGGTGGATCCGGGCCACGGCGGGGATGACGGGGGCGCCAAGGGCCCCCGGGGCCTGAAGGAGAAGGCCGCCGCGCTGGAGATCGGCCGGGCCGTGGCCGCCCGGCTGGAGGCCGCCGGGTTCGAGGCCGCCTTCACCCGGGACGACGACACCTTCATCCCCCTCTGGGACCGGGCCCGGGCGGCCAACGCCCAGGGCGCCGACCTCTTCATCAGCCTCCACCTGAACGCCGCCCGGGCCCGGGCCGCCCGGGGTTCCGAGGTCTACTTTCTGAGCCTGGGCAAGGGCGATGACGAGGAGGTGGTGGCCGCCGAGAACGCCGGGGCGGGAGCAGGCCCCGGGAGCCCCGACAGCGTGGTGGCCAGCATCCTCGACGACCTGGCCCAGAAGGCCTTCCTCCAGGATTCCGAGCGCCTCGCCGTGGCCATCCAGGGGCAGCTCAACCGCCTGGCGGGCATCAAGGAACGCGGCGTCAAGCAGGCTCCCTTCATCGTGCTCCGGGGGGCAGCCATGCCCGCGGTCCTCGTGGAGGTCGCTTTCATCTCCAACCCCAAGGAAGAGGCGAAGCTGAAGGAGGCCGCCTTCCGCGCCAAGGTGGCCGAGGCCATCACCCAGGGCGTCCGCCGCTATTTCGCCGAAACCAACGGCGGTGTGCGGCGCCGGACGGTGGGTGGGCCGGGTTGA
- a CDS encoding DEAD/DEAH box helicase, producing MSFDTLGLMPELLRAVREQGYEHPTPIQVQAIPLVLEGRDLMGRAQTGTGKTAGFTLPMLQRLAHHANTSASPARHPIRALILTPTRELAMQVEESVRTYGKYIPLRSTTIFGGVNINPQTKALRAGVEILVATPGRLLDHQGQGNLNFSQLEVLVLDEADRMLDMGFIRDIQKILALLPTSRQTLLFSATFTDEIKQLASKFLKNPASVQITPQNTAAELVRQVVHPVDRERKRALLAHLITSRKLEQVLVFTRTKHGANRLSEQLDKDGISSMAIHGNKSQPQRIKALEDFKKGAVRVLVATDIAARGLDIDSLPHVVNYELPQVPEDYIHRIGRTGRAGAEGEALSLVCVDEHKLLKDIEKLLRKELPRDVVHGYAPDPSIPAEPILTGRQGGGGGRSRGPARPRTAAAPAPRGERGRHPSRPGARGK from the coding sequence ATGTCCTTCGATACCCTCGGGCTGATGCCCGAGCTCCTGCGCGCCGTACGCGAGCAGGGCTACGAACACCCCACCCCCATCCAGGTCCAGGCCATTCCCCTGGTGCTGGAGGGCCGTGACCTCATGGGCCGGGCCCAGACCGGCACCGGCAAGACGGCCGGCTTCACGCTGCCCATGCTGCAGCGGCTGGCGCACCACGCCAACACCTCGGCTTCGCCCGCGCGCCACCCCATCCGCGCCCTCATCCTCACGCCCACCCGCGAGCTGGCCATGCAGGTGGAGGAGAGCGTCCGCACCTACGGGAAGTACATCCCCCTGCGGTCCACCACCATCTTCGGCGGCGTGAACATCAACCCCCAGACCAAGGCCCTCCGGGCCGGCGTCGAGATCCTCGTCGCCACCCCCGGCCGCCTCCTGGATCACCAGGGCCAGGGCAACCTGAACTTCAGCCAGCTCGAAGTCCTCGTGCTGGATGAAGCCGACCGCATGCTCGACATGGGCTTCATCCGCGACATCCAGAAGATCCTCGCCCTGCTGCCCACCAGCCGGCAGACCCTGCTCTTCTCGGCCACCTTCACGGACGAGATCAAGCAGCTGGCTTCCAAGTTCCTCAAGAACCCCGCCTCGGTGCAGATCACACCCCAGAACACCGCCGCCGAGCTGGTCCGCCAGGTGGTCCACCCCGTGGACCGCGAGCGCAAGCGCGCCCTGCTGGCCCACCTGATCACCAGCCGCAAGCTGGAGCAGGTGCTGGTCTTCACCCGCACCAAGCACGGGGCCAACCGGCTCTCCGAGCAGCTGGACAAGGACGGCATCAGCTCCATGGCCATCCACGGCAACAAGAGCCAGCCCCAGCGCATCAAGGCCCTGGAGGACTTCAAGAAGGGCGCCGTCCGCGTCCTGGTGGCCACCGATATCGCCGCGCGGGGTCTGGACATCGACAGTCTGCCCCATGTGGTGAACTACGAGCTGCCCCAGGTGCCCGAGGACTACATCCACCGCATCGGCCGCACGGGCCGTGCCGGCGCCGAGGGCGAGGCCCTCTCCCTGGTCTGCGTGGACGAGCACAAGCTGCTCAAGGACATCGAGAAGCTGCTCCGCAAGGAACTGCCCCGGGATGTGGTCCACGGCTACGCCCCGGACCCCAGCATCCCCGCCGAGCCCATCCTGACCGGCCGGCAGGGCGGCGGTGGCGGACGCAGCCGGGGCCCTGCCCGCCCCCGCACCGCGGCGGCTCCGGCCCCCCGGGGCGAGCGTGGCCGCCATCCTTCACGACCCGGTGCCCGCGGGAAGTGA